A stretch of Endozoicomonas sp. SCSIO W0465 DNA encodes these proteins:
- a CDS encoding TlyA family RNA methyltransferase, with amino-acid sequence MRRLDLILVEQGKVSSRSRAQRLISEGKVKVRHSSDWEIPIKAGQKYPDWVEVAIGEDASDQFASRGGMKLAGALEISGISLTGMTVIDVGQSTGGFTDCALKAGAARVVGIEVGHGQLVETLRNDPRVVCLEGMNARTLPAALLDYTDRQQGFDLAVMDVSFISQTKILPALVPLLKQGGQLLSLVKPQFEVGPDGLGKGGIVRDERLYSKVEQAITACCVALGLEVCGYFDSPITGGDGNREFFIWAQRN; translated from the coding sequence ATGCGCAGACTCGATCTTATTCTTGTGGAGCAGGGTAAAGTTTCTTCTCGAAGTCGAGCCCAGCGATTAATCAGTGAGGGCAAGGTGAAAGTCCGGCACTCCAGTGACTGGGAAATTCCCATTAAGGCTGGTCAGAAATACCCTGATTGGGTTGAGGTTGCTATCGGCGAGGATGCGTCTGATCAATTTGCCTCCCGGGGCGGAATGAAACTTGCCGGAGCATTGGAGATTTCAGGTATTTCCCTGACCGGCATGACAGTGATTGATGTTGGTCAGTCTACCGGTGGGTTTACGGATTGTGCATTAAAAGCCGGGGCGGCCAGGGTCGTGGGCATTGAAGTCGGTCATGGCCAGCTGGTCGAGACGCTGCGTAATGATCCGAGGGTGGTCTGCCTTGAAGGGATGAATGCCCGGACACTGCCTGCTGCGCTGCTTGACTATACGGATCGGCAGCAGGGTTTTGATCTTGCGGTTATGGATGTGTCGTTTATATCCCAAACCAAAATTTTACCGGCACTGGTGCCTTTACTAAAACAGGGCGGGCAACTGCTCAGTCTGGTTAAGCCACAATTTGAGGTGGGGCCTGATGGCTTGGGCAAAGGTGGTATTGTCCGGGATGAGAGGCTCTATTCGAAAGTTGAGCAAGCCATCACCGCTTGCTGTGTGGCACTTGGTCTGGAGGTTTGTGGTTACTTTGACAGCCCGATTACAGGAGGTGATGGGAATCGTGAGTTTTTTATCTGGGCTCAACGCAATTGA
- the glpX gene encoding class II fructose-bisphosphatase, translating into MKRELAIEFSRVTEVAALAGYKWLGRGDKNAADGAAVEAMRTMLNKVDMHGEIVIGEGEIDEAPMLYIGEKVGTGNGESIDIAVDPIEGTRMTAMGQNNAIAVLAAGEKGSFLKAPDMYMEKLVCGPGARGVIDLNLGLRENIQNVSRALHKPIESLVVITLAKPRHDAAIAMMQNMGVRVFAIPDGDVAASILTCMPDSEVDLMYCVGGAPEGVVSAAVIRALGGDMHGRLVTRDKAKGETPENIAAGRLEAERCREMGVEPGKVLRLNDMASSDNVVFSATGITKGDLLQGIMRKGNIATTETLVIRGKSRTIRRIQSSHYLDRKDDDIKNIIL; encoded by the coding sequence ATGAAACGCGAACTGGCAATCGAATTTTCACGGGTCACCGAAGTCGCCGCCCTGGCAGGTTACAAATGGCTTGGACGAGGCGATAAAAATGCCGCTGATGGCGCTGCCGTCGAAGCAATGCGTACCATGCTGAACAAAGTCGATATGCATGGTGAGATTGTGATCGGTGAGGGTGAAATTGATGAAGCCCCCATGCTCTATATTGGTGAAAAAGTCGGCACCGGCAATGGGGAAAGCATTGATATCGCTGTTGACCCGATTGAAGGCACCCGCATGACCGCCATGGGCCAGAATAACGCCATTGCCGTTCTGGCTGCCGGTGAAAAAGGCTCCTTTCTGAAAGCACCGGACATGTATATGGAGAAGCTGGTCTGTGGACCCGGTGCCAGGGGTGTCATCGACCTGAATCTGGGATTGCGTGAAAATATCCAGAATGTTTCCCGCGCCCTTCACAAGCCAATCGAGAGTCTCGTCGTCATTACCCTCGCCAAACCACGTCATGATGCCGCCATTGCCATGATGCAAAATATGGGTGTTCGTGTATTTGCCATTCCCGACGGTGATGTTGCCGCCTCCATTCTCACCTGCATGCCAGACAGTGAGGTTGACCTGATGTACTGCGTAGGCGGAGCACCGGAGGGTGTGGTTTCAGCTGCCGTTATCCGGGCGCTGGGCGGTGATATGCATGGCCGTCTGGTAACCCGTGACAAGGCCAAGGGCGAAACACCGGAAAATATTGCCGCAGGCCGACTGGAAGCTGAACGCTGTCGGGAAATGGGTGTTGAGCCGGGCAAAGTGCTGCGTCTGAATGATATGGCCAGCTCCGACAATGTGGTCTTCTCTGCTACCGGCATCACCAAGGGTGACCTGCTCCAGGGCATTATGCGCAAAGGCAATATTGCCACGACAGAAACCCTGGTTATTCGCGGCAAATCCCGTACCATCCGCCGCATACAATCCAGTCACTACCTGGATCGAAAGGATGATGATATCAAGAACATCATTCTTTAA
- a CDS encoding IS4 family transposase, with protein sequence MLPLSPKPWSELTFGCADLGDTRRTKRLVKVAAELSAHTGNSLSSSCEGYTALVTGAYRLIENEAVKPEAIAEAGFQATAKIARQSRLLLALEDTTTLGYKHAVRSELGDLGGPEGSKTRGFHVHSVFLVDADTERSIGLIDQERWVREDVQRGKKNQRRQLPYEGKESFKWQRASENTEQRMGGKMPDIISVCDREADIYEYMHYKLDNRQRFVVRATQNRILVDGELLLFDSLAQTEVLGKYTIVVPQKGGRKKRKATLQVKRKKMTIQAPQRPGGRPEPVTMNIVSAEEIGNDSEDRLHWVLLTTEDIETFEDCRSIIRFYELRWRIEEFHKAWKSGAGVERLRLQSPDNIERLAVILMFVAVRLMQIREALMLPNDRQHKDRKLWSEKTLANEVVSDDEWQVLWLTYEKKALPDKPPTVTWLLQTIARLGGWGDSKHTGQPGWLVVWEGWAKLQDRVKTWQIARQFSAGEM encoded by the coding sequence ATGCTTCCACTTTCTCCTAAACCATGGTCAGAACTAACTTTTGGATGTGCTGATTTGGGCGATACTCGACGTACAAAACGACTTGTCAAAGTTGCTGCCGAGCTTTCAGCTCATACCGGTAATTCTTTGTCATCTTCATGCGAAGGTTATACCGCACTGGTAACTGGAGCTTACCGGCTGATTGAGAATGAGGCCGTAAAGCCTGAAGCAATAGCTGAGGCAGGCTTTCAGGCAACTGCCAAAATAGCGAGACAGTCTCGCCTACTTCTGGCTCTCGAAGATACAACAACCCTGGGTTATAAACATGCTGTCAGATCCGAGCTTGGTGATCTTGGAGGTCCTGAAGGCTCTAAAACCAGAGGATTCCACGTCCACTCTGTCTTCTTGGTTGATGCGGATACAGAGCGAAGCATTGGGCTTATTGATCAAGAACGATGGGTTAGAGAGGACGTTCAGCGGGGGAAAAAGAACCAACGTCGTCAGCTACCTTACGAGGGAAAGGAAAGCTTTAAGTGGCAAAGAGCCTCTGAAAACACAGAACAAAGGATGGGGGGTAAAATGCCTGACATCATCAGTGTTTGCGACCGGGAGGCGGATATATACGAATATATGCACTACAAACTGGATAACCGACAGCGGTTTGTTGTAAGAGCTACACAAAACAGAATCCTGGTGGATGGCGAACTCTTATTATTTGATTCCTTAGCTCAGACTGAAGTGTTGGGGAAATATACGATAGTGGTTCCTCAAAAAGGAGGTAGAAAGAAGCGAAAGGCAACGCTGCAGGTCAAAAGAAAGAAGATGACAATACAGGCGCCGCAAAGGCCAGGCGGCAGGCCGGAACCGGTAACTATGAATATTGTGTCGGCTGAAGAGATTGGCAATGACTCCGAAGACCGTTTGCACTGGGTACTATTGACAACTGAAGATATTGAAACATTCGAAGACTGTCGCTCTATCATTCGATTTTACGAGCTCCGATGGCGAATAGAAGAGTTCCATAAGGCTTGGAAATCGGGAGCAGGAGTAGAAAGGCTTCGTCTGCAATCTCCGGATAACATTGAACGACTTGCGGTCATATTAATGTTTGTCGCTGTCAGACTAATGCAAATCCGTGAAGCATTAATGTTACCGAATGACAGGCAGCACAAAGACAGAAAGCTTTGGAGTGAAAAAACACTCGCGAATGAGGTGGTCAGTGATGATGAATGGCAGGTTCTCTGGCTAACCTATGAAAAAAAAGCGTTGCCCGATAAGCCGCCAACAGTCACTTGGCTGCTTCAAACGATTGCTCGGCTTGGTGGTTGGGGTGATTCAAAGCATACAGGGCAGCCCGGCTGGTTAGTGGTATGGGAAGGCTGGGCGAAATTGCAGGATCGGGTAAAAACCTGGCAGATAGCCCGGCAGTTCAGCGCTGGAGAGATGTGA
- the rpsL gene encoding 30S ribosomal protein S12 — MATINQLVRKPRKRKVRKTDVPALQACPQRRGVCTRVYTTTPKKPNSALRKVCRVRLTNGFEVTSYIGGEGHNLQEHSVVLIRGGRVKDLPGVRYHTVRGSLDTQGVNDRKKGRSKYGTKRPKG, encoded by the coding sequence ATGGCAACCATTAACCAGCTGGTGCGCAAGCCCCGGAAGCGTAAGGTTAGAAAGACGGACGTGCCTGCGCTGCAGGCCTGTCCTCAGCGTCGCGGGGTTTGTACCCGTGTTTATACCACTACTCCCAAGAAGCCTAACTCGGCGCTGCGTAAAGTATGTCGTGTGCGTCTGACCAACGGCTTTGAAGTGACTTCCTACATCGGTGGTGAAGGTCACAACCTGCAGGAGCACAGTGTTGTTCTGATCCGTGGCGGTCGTGTAAAGGACTTGCCAGGTGTTCGTTACCACACCGTTCGCGGTAGCCTGGATACCCAGGGTGTTAACGACCGTAAGAAAGGCCGTTCCAAGTACGGTACCAAGAGGCCTAAGGGCTAG
- the rpsG gene encoding 30S ribosomal protein S7: MPRRRVVAKRDVLPDPKFGNKTLTKFINHVMVSGKKSVAEKIVYGALDVVLERTNKEPLELFEKALETIAPMVEVKSRRVGGATYQVPVEVRPARRTALAMRWLVDAARKRGEKSMKLRLAGELLDAAESKGAAVKKREDVHRMAEANKAFSHYRF, encoded by the coding sequence ATGCCAAGAAGACGCGTAGTCGCTAAGCGCGACGTGCTGCCAGATCCTAAGTTTGGCAACAAAACACTCACAAAATTCATCAACCACGTGATGGTCAGCGGTAAGAAATCCGTCGCTGAAAAGATCGTCTATGGTGCGCTGGACGTTGTTCTGGAGCGTACCAATAAGGAGCCACTGGAGCTGTTCGAAAAAGCTCTGGAAACCATCGCTCCTATGGTAGAGGTTAAGTCTCGCCGTGTTGGTGGTGCCACTTACCAGGTACCCGTTGAAGTTCGTCCTGCCCGTCGTACTGCCCTGGCCATGCGTTGGCTGGTAGACGCTGCGCGCAAGCGTGGTGAAAAGTCCATGAAGCTGCGCCTGGCCGGTGAGCTGCTGGACGCTGCCGAAAGCAAGGGTGCTGCCGTTAAGAAGCGTGAAGACGTGCACCGTATGGCCGAAGCCAACAAGGCATTCTCCCACTACCGTTTCTAA
- the fusA gene encoding elongation factor G, with translation MARKTPINRYRNIGICAHVDAGKTTTTERVLFYTGLSHKIGEVHDGAATMDWMEQEQERGITITSAATTCFWRGMDAQFDEHRINIIDTPGHVDFTIEVERSLRVLDGAVVVLCGSSGVQPQTETVWRQADKYEVPRMVFVNKMDRTGADFEMVISQLRDRLNANAVPMQMTIGSEDEFKGVVDLVKMKSIIWNEEDQGMSFTYEDIPADMADLCAEMREYMVEAAAEATEELMEKYLEEGDLSEEEIKAGIRARTLANEIIPVFGGSAFKNKGVQAVLDAVIELMPSPKEVKAIEGVLDDAEGTVATREADDSAPFSALAFKIATDPFVGTLTFIRNYSGVLSSGDSVYNPVKSKKERVGRMVQMHANNREELKECVAGDIVALIGMKDVTTGDTLCAMDSVITLERMEFPEPVISVAVEPKTKADQEKMGIALGKLAQEDPSFRVHTDEESGQTIISGMGELHLDIIVDRMRREFKVEANIGKPQVAYREKLKGSVDANHKFAKQSGGRGQYGHVVVEFSPAADGEEGLEFINEIVGGAIPKEYIPAIQKGIEEQMKNGVIAGYPLLGLKARLYDGSFHDVDSNEMAFKIAASQALKKYAPQAKPVLMEPMMKVEVVTPEDYMGDVMGDLNRRRGIVQGMEDTPSGKVINAQVPLGEMFGYATDLRSATQGRATYSMEFHEYAEAPASIAEAVIKNQG, from the coding sequence GTGGCCCGTAAAACCCCGATCAACCGCTATCGCAACATTGGTATCTGTGCCCATGTTGACGCGGGTAAGACAACGACCACAGAGCGTGTTCTGTTTTACACCGGTCTGAGCCATAAAATCGGTGAAGTTCATGATGGTGCTGCCACCATGGACTGGATGGAGCAGGAGCAGGAGCGTGGTATCACCATTACTTCTGCGGCGACTACCTGTTTCTGGCGTGGTATGGATGCTCAGTTTGACGAGCACCGTATCAACATCATCGATACCCCAGGACACGTTGACTTTACCATTGAGGTAGAGCGTTCCCTGCGGGTACTCGATGGCGCTGTCGTCGTACTGTGTGGTTCTTCCGGTGTTCAGCCCCAGACGGAAACCGTATGGCGTCAGGCTGACAAGTACGAAGTTCCGCGCATGGTCTTCGTCAACAAGATGGACCGTACCGGTGCTGATTTCGAAATGGTGATCAGCCAGCTGCGTGACCGCCTGAATGCCAACGCTGTGCCTATGCAGATGACCATTGGCTCCGAAGACGAGTTCAAGGGTGTGGTTGACCTCGTGAAGATGAAATCCATCATCTGGAACGAAGAAGACCAGGGTATGAGCTTCACTTACGAAGACATCCCTGCTGACATGGCAGACCTGTGCGCAGAAATGCGTGAATACATGGTCGAAGCTGCCGCTGAAGCCACGGAAGAACTGATGGAAAAATACCTCGAAGAGGGTGATCTGTCAGAAGAAGAGATCAAGGCCGGTATCCGTGCCCGTACTCTGGCCAATGAAATCATCCCTGTGTTCGGCGGCTCTGCCTTCAAGAACAAGGGTGTGCAGGCGGTTCTGGACGCCGTTATCGAGCTGATGCCTTCGCCAAAAGAAGTGAAGGCGATTGAAGGTGTTCTGGACGACGCAGAAGGTACTGTTGCCACTCGTGAAGCAGACGACAGCGCTCCTTTCTCTGCCCTGGCGTTCAAGATTGCCACCGACCCGTTCGTTGGTACTCTGACCTTTATCCGTAACTACTCCGGTGTTCTGAGCTCCGGTGATTCGGTTTATAACCCGGTCAAGAGCAAGAAAGAGCGTGTTGGCCGAATGGTACAGATGCACGCCAACAACCGTGAAGAGCTGAAAGAGTGTGTTGCTGGTGACATCGTAGCGCTGATCGGCATGAAAGACGTCACCACCGGTGACACTCTGTGTGCCATGGACAGCGTTATCACTCTGGAGCGCATGGAGTTCCCAGAGCCGGTAATCTCGGTTGCGGTTGAGCCAAAGACCAAGGCTGACCAGGAAAAAATGGGTATCGCCCTGGGCAAACTGGCTCAGGAAGATCCCTCTTTCCGCGTACACACTGACGAAGAGAGTGGCCAGACCATTATCTCCGGTATGGGTGAGCTGCACCTGGATATCATCGTTGACCGTATGCGTCGCGAATTCAAGGTAGAAGCGAACATTGGTAAGCCACAGGTTGCCTACCGTGAGAAGCTGAAAGGCTCTGTTGACGCAAACCACAAGTTTGCCAAGCAGTCTGGTGGTCGTGGTCAGTACGGTCACGTTGTTGTTGAGTTCTCTCCTGCTGCTGATGGCGAAGAAGGTCTGGAATTCATCAATGAAATCGTGGGTGGTGCGATTCCGAAGGAATACATCCCGGCTATCCAGAAAGGTATCGAAGAACAGATGAAGAACGGCGTTATCGCCGGCTACCCACTGCTGGGTCTGAAGGCTCGTCTGTACGATGGTTCCTTCCACGATGTTGACTCTAACGAAATGGCGTTTAAAATCGCTGCTTCGCAGGCTCTGAAGAAATACGCGCCACAGGCCAAGCCTGTCCTGATGGAGCCTATGATGAAGGTCGAGGTGGTCACACCGGAAGACTACATGGGTGACGTTATGGGCGACCTGAACCGTCGTCGCGGTATTGTTCAGGGCATGGAAGATACACCTTCTGGCAAGGTGATTAATGCTCAGGTGCCGCTGGGTGAAATGTTCGGCTACGCTACCGATCTGCGTTCAGCAACTCAGGGGCGTGCTACATACTCCATGGAATTCCATGAGTATGCCGAAGCGCCCGCCAGCATTGCTGAAGCGGTCATCAAAAACCAGGGTTGA
- the tuf gene encoding elongation factor Tu, which yields MAKEKFERSKPHVNVGTIGHVDHGKTTLTAALTRVCAETWGGTMRAFDQIDNAPEERERGITISTAHVEYDSPNRHYAHVDCPGHADYVKNMITGAAQMDGAILVCSAADGPMPQTREHILLSRQVGVPYIVVFLNKADMVDDEELLELVEMEVRELLDTYDFPGDDTPIIIGSALMALNGEDTNEMGTSAVRKLVETLDEYIPEPERAIDQPFLMPIEDVFSIAGRGTVVTGRVERGIINVGNEVEIIGIKETTKTTVTGVEMFRKLLDEGRAGENIGALLRGTKREDVERGQCLIKPGTVTPHTKFEAEVYILSKEEGGRHTPFFKGYRPQFYFRTTDVTGAVELNEGVEMVMPGDNINFVATLINPVAMEEGLRFAIREGGRTVGAGVVAKIFE from the coding sequence ATGGCTAAGGAAAAATTTGAACGCTCGAAGCCGCACGTAAACGTCGGCACCATCGGTCACGTTGACCACGGTAAAACCACCCTGACTGCAGCACTGACTCGCGTATGTGCTGAGACCTGGGGCGGCACCATGCGTGCATTCGACCAGATCGACAACGCTCCAGAAGAGCGTGAGCGTGGTATCACCATCTCTACTGCACACGTAGAGTACGACTCTCCAAACCGTCACTACGCGCACGTAGACTGCCCGGGACACGCTGACTACGTTAAGAACATGATCACCGGTGCTGCCCAGATGGACGGCGCTATTCTGGTATGTTCTGCTGCTGATGGCCCCATGCCACAGACTCGTGAGCACATCCTGCTGTCTCGTCAGGTAGGTGTACCGTACATCGTGGTATTCCTGAACAAAGCCGACATGGTTGACGACGAAGAGCTGCTGGAACTGGTAGAGATGGAAGTTCGTGAACTTCTGGACACCTACGACTTCCCGGGTGACGACACGCCAATCATTATCGGTTCTGCCCTGATGGCTCTGAACGGCGAAGACACCAACGAAATGGGTACTTCTGCTGTACGTAAGCTGGTTGAAACTCTGGACGAGTACATCCCAGAGCCAGAGCGTGCCATCGATCAGCCATTCCTGATGCCTATCGAAGACGTATTCTCTATCGCTGGCCGTGGTACTGTAGTAACTGGCCGTGTTGAGCGTGGTATCATCAACGTGGGTAACGAAGTAGAAATCATTGGTATCAAAGAGACTACCAAGACTACCGTTACTGGTGTTGAAATGTTCCGTAAGCTGCTGGACGAAGGTCGTGCAGGCGAGAACATCGGTGCCCTGCTGCGTGGTACCAAGCGTGAAGACGTTGAGCGTGGTCAGTGTCTGATCAAGCCAGGCACTGTTACTCCACACACCAAGTTCGAAGCTGAAGTGTACATCCTGTCCAAAGAAGAAGGCGGTCGTCACACTCCATTCTTCAAGGGCTACCGTCCACAGTTCTACTTCCGTACTACTGACGTAACCGGTGCTGTAGAACTGAACGAAGGCGTTGAAATGGTTATGCCTGGTGACAACATCAACTTCGTTGCTACCCTGATCAACCCGGTAGCGATGGAAGAAGGTCTGCGCTTCGCGATCCGTGAAGGTGGCCGTACTGTTGGTGCGGGCGTTGTTGCCAAGATCTTCGAGTAA
- a CDS encoding IS1634 family transposase, with protein sequence MDSGPQRAGSKERTKNTAEKNAKSEKEAEALTSKLAKKAFKCETDALRAFDEWQSKTIYCQAEPVITEKPCYTKVGRPEKGSKPDSIEYYVSGYPWVSVDCRKDAECSLGCFVLATNDLDDSRLSTAEVLSTYKSQQSVERGFRFLKSPEFLVFSLFLKKPERIEALLMVMTLCLLVYAAIQHRIRHELKRQSRFFPDMKRKPCQNPTARWVFFCFQGINVLLVDGHEKHVVGLQERQLTIISILGRPYQEIYS encoded by the coding sequence CTGGATTCTGGTCCGCAGCGAGCAGGCTCGAAAGAGCGAACAAAAAACACTGCTGAAAAAAATGCTAAATCTGAGAAAGAAGCAGAAGCGCTGACCAGTAAACTGGCCAAAAAAGCCTTCAAGTGTGAAACCGACGCATTGCGTGCGTTCGATGAATGGCAGTCAAAAACTATTTATTGTCAGGCGGAACCTGTCATTACTGAGAAACCCTGCTATACCAAGGTAGGTCGTCCGGAGAAAGGCTCTAAACCGGACAGTATTGAATATTATGTGAGCGGATATCCTTGGGTATCCGTTGACTGTCGCAAAGATGCAGAGTGTTCTCTGGGTTGCTTTGTGCTGGCGACGAATGATCTGGACGACAGTCGGCTGAGTACAGCAGAAGTGCTAAGTACTTACAAATCACAACAGTCAGTAGAGCGTGGCTTTCGGTTTTTGAAGAGCCCGGAGTTTCTGGTTTTTTCGCTGTTTTTAAAGAAACCGGAACGAATAGAAGCCTTGCTGATGGTGATGACGCTGTGTCTGTTAGTGTATGCGGCGATTCAGCATCGAATTAGGCATGAGCTAAAACGACAGAGTCGGTTTTTCCCGGACATGAAGCGGAAACCCTGCCAAAACCCGACAGCGCGTTGGGTGTTTTTCTGCTTTCAGGGTATCAACGTGCTATTGGTCGATGGACATGAAAAGCATGTGGTTGGATTACAAGAAAGGCAGTTGACTATTATTTCAATTCTTGGGCGACCGTATCAGGAAATTTATTCCTGA
- a CDS encoding IS1634 family transposase encodes MHPHQFHIQRIDHMGLVAGMCKELGISNHLDSLVPNQSEHRNISFGETVVSMLLNGLGFTARTLHMFPEFHADKPLDKLIRPGIKPEHINDSVLGRALDQLFELDVSEVYLSLAVKAVNVLKLPCKALNLDSTSLHVDGVYNSESDVDEEDMHCIKLCRGYSRDHRPELNQAILLMMTENQAGIPVWLYFDYELLYSEN; translated from the coding sequence ATGCATCCTCATCAGTTCCACATTCAACGTATCGATCATATGGGTTTGGTTGCCGGTATGTGCAAAGAACTCGGTATCTCTAATCATCTGGATTCCCTGGTTCCTAACCAATCTGAACACCGGAATATTTCCTTTGGCGAAACCGTAGTATCAATGCTGCTTAACGGCCTTGGGTTCACTGCCCGCACGCTTCATATGTTCCCGGAGTTTCATGCTGATAAACCGCTGGATAAACTCATCAGGCCCGGTATTAAACCCGAACACATTAACGACAGTGTACTCGGCAGAGCCCTGGATCAGCTTTTTGAACTGGATGTAAGTGAGGTCTATTTATCGCTGGCTGTCAAGGCAGTGAATGTCTTAAAACTGCCGTGCAAGGCTCTGAACCTTGACTCAACAAGCTTGCATGTGGACGGCGTTTATAACAGCGAATCTGACGTCGACGAAGAAGATATGCACTGTATCAAACTCTGTCGTGGATACAGCAGGGATCATCGACCCGAGCTCAACCAGGCAATACTGCTGATGATGACGGAAAATCAGGCCGGTATTCCCGTTTGGCTCTATTTTGATTACGAACTGCTCTACAGTGAAAACTGA